In one window of Nocardioides panacisoli DNA:
- a CDS encoding ATP-binding cassette domain-containing protein, with the protein MSSEPKIHLDRVTKTYPGTKAPAVEELTLDVAEGEILVLVGPSGCGKSTTLRLINRMIEPSGGRILLDGEDVTKVNPDKLRRRIGYVIQQIGLFPHQTIAQNIATVPKMLGWDKQRTTEQVERLMTTVGLDPEQYRNRYPKELSGGQAQRVGVARALGADPDIMLMDEPFGAIDPITRNRLQNEFLRVQQDLRKTIVFVTHDIDEAIKMGDRIAILGERSRIRQIDTPERILAYPIDDFVDDFIGTGATIKGLDFLKVDSVRLAEYPSISVQDSAETGARKLADSSREWLVLTDEQDRPVRWLRKDDLDGPASGWSSAGEEMGDVLRSDDTLYQALEVMVQSAASITCVVDDQGRFAGVVEIAHLSKAVRRAQYEAQRHYEDLEAQS; encoded by the coding sequence ATGAGCTCCGAACCCAAGATCCACCTCGACCGGGTCACCAAGACCTACCCCGGCACCAAGGCCCCGGCAGTGGAGGAACTGACCCTCGACGTCGCCGAGGGCGAGATCCTGGTGCTGGTGGGCCCGTCGGGCTGCGGCAAGTCGACGACCCTGCGGCTGATCAACCGGATGATCGAGCCGAGCGGCGGGCGCATCCTCCTCGACGGCGAGGACGTCACCAAGGTCAACCCCGACAAGCTGCGGCGCCGGATCGGCTACGTGATCCAGCAGATCGGCCTGTTCCCCCACCAGACGATCGCGCAGAACATCGCCACCGTCCCGAAGATGCTGGGCTGGGACAAGCAGCGCACGACCGAGCAGGTCGAGCGGCTGATGACCACGGTCGGGCTCGACCCCGAGCAGTACCGCAACCGGTACCCGAAGGAGCTCTCCGGCGGCCAGGCCCAGCGGGTCGGCGTCGCGCGGGCCCTGGGCGCCGACCCCGACATCATGCTGATGGACGAGCCGTTCGGTGCGATCGACCCGATCACGCGCAACCGGCTGCAGAACGAGTTCCTGCGGGTGCAGCAGGACCTGCGCAAGACCATCGTCTTCGTCACCCACGACATCGACGAGGCCATCAAGATGGGCGACCGGATCGCCATCCTCGGCGAGCGGAGCCGGATCCGCCAGATCGACACCCCCGAGCGGATCCTCGCCTACCCCATCGACGACTTCGTCGACGACTTCATCGGCACCGGCGCCACGATCAAGGGGCTGGACTTCCTCAAGGTCGACTCGGTACGCCTCGCGGAGTACCCCAGCATCTCGGTGCAGGACTCCGCGGAGACCGGCGCCCGCAAGCTGGCCGACAGCAGCCGGGAGTGGCTGGTGCTGACCGACGAGCAGGACCGCCCCGTGCGGTGGCTCCGCAAGGACGACCTGGACGGTCCGGCCTCGGGCTGGTCGAGCGCCGGTGAGGAGATGGGCGACGTCCTGCGATCCGACGACACCCTCTACCAGGCGCTGGAGGTGATGGTGCAGAGCGCGGCGAGCATCACCTGCGTCGTCGACGACCAGGGCCGGTTCGCCGGCGTGGTCGAGATCGCTCACCTCTCCAAGGCCGTGCGGCGGGCGCAGTACGAGGCCCAGCGACACTACGAGGACCTGGAGGCGCAGTCGTGA
- a CDS encoding ABC transporter permease codes for MIDVSAAGARLPATPDSDGPDPDPTDQLHGLRALGARFAGKGIFIAPVFIVVLTGLWLLHRRSLDLDNAQIQLQSILDWEDALQPQLLDHLQIAAWSTLIVIAVAVPLGILLTRPALRRVSPAILTIANSGQALPAYGLLIIFLTFMGQGKVTAIWALALFALLPVLRNTMVGLDSVDRSVIEAGRGMGMTRAGVLARIEMPLAVPVILTGIRTAMTINIGMATLAFLIGGSGLGVSLYAAIQLNVDAALISVAWLVAIVAITFDWIGALAERYLHPRGL; via the coding sequence GTGATCGATGTCAGCGCTGCCGGGGCACGCCTGCCCGCCACGCCGGACAGCGACGGCCCGGACCCCGACCCGACCGACCAGCTCCACGGGCTGCGCGCCCTGGGGGCGCGGTTCGCCGGCAAGGGCATCTTCATCGCACCGGTCTTCATCGTCGTGCTGACCGGGCTGTGGCTGCTCCACCGGCGCAGCCTGGACCTGGACAACGCCCAGATCCAGCTGCAGAGCATCCTGGACTGGGAGGACGCGCTGCAGCCCCAGCTGCTGGACCACCTGCAGATCGCGGCCTGGTCGACGCTGATCGTCATCGCGGTGGCGGTGCCCCTCGGGATCCTGCTCACCCGGCCGGCGCTGCGACGGGTGAGCCCGGCGATCCTGACCATCGCCAACTCCGGGCAGGCGCTGCCGGCGTACGGCCTGCTGATCATCTTCCTGACCTTCATGGGCCAGGGCAAGGTCACCGCGATCTGGGCGCTGGCACTCTTCGCACTGCTGCCGGTGCTGCGCAACACCATGGTCGGCCTCGACAGCGTCGACCGCAGCGTGATCGAGGCCGGTCGCGGGATGGGGATGACGCGCGCCGGCGTGCTGGCGCGCATCGAGATGCCCCTCGCCGTGCCGGTGATCCTCACCGGCATCCGCACCGCGATGACCATCAACATCGGCATGGCCACGCTGGCCTTCCTGATCGGTGGCAGCGGTCTGGGCGTCTCGCTCTACGCGGCGATCCAGCTCAACGTGGACGCGGCGCTGATCTCGGTGGCATGGCTGGTGGCGATCGTGGCCATCACCTTCGACTGGATCGGCGCCCTCGCGGAGCGCTACCTGCACCCGCGCGGACTCTGA
- a CDS encoding (2Fe-2S)-binding protein, which produces MTRIKLTVDGQQVVDDVEPRMLLVQYLREVLGRTGTVVGCDTSNCGACTVHLDGRSVKSCNVLAVQADGAEVTTVEGLAQDGQLHPVQEAFRECHGLQCGFCTPGMIMQSIDLLRDNPDPSEEAVREGLEGNLCRCTGYHNIVRAVRHAAKSGAQTSQEVQA; this is translated from the coding sequence ATGACTCGGATCAAGCTCACCGTCGACGGACAGCAGGTCGTCGACGACGTCGAACCCCGGATGCTGCTCGTGCAGTACCTCCGCGAGGTCCTCGGCAGGACCGGCACCGTCGTCGGGTGCGACACCAGCAACTGCGGGGCGTGCACCGTCCACCTCGACGGCCGCTCGGTGAAGTCGTGCAACGTGCTGGCCGTCCAGGCCGACGGCGCCGAGGTCACCACCGTCGAGGGCCTGGCCCAGGACGGGCAGCTCCACCCCGTCCAGGAGGCCTTCCGGGAGTGTCACGGGCTCCAGTGCGGCTTCTGCACCCCGGGCATGATCATGCAGAGCATCGACCTGCTCCGGGACAACCCCGACCCCTCCGAGGAGGCGGTCCGCGAGGGCCTCGAGGGCAACCTGTGCCGCTGCACCGGTTACCACAACATCGTGCGGGCCGTGCGCCACGCCGCCAAGAGCGGCGCGCAGACCAGCCAGGAGGTGCAGGCATGA
- a CDS encoding ABC transporter permease, whose translation MDVLTDWLTYVQTNFDFILEETINHARISLTAVAAATVVAVLLGVFIQPRPLLRAPVQSIVGIFLTIPSLALFALFVPLVGIGNSAAIAALFLYALLPILRNTVAGLDAVSPAVVESAKGMGMNRTQLLLRVRLPLAYPVIMAGVRVSTLLAVSIAAIAALVGGDGLGTFIDTALGRLGLPNSENQLWTGTIFIVLLGLVLDIVLATVQRFTTPRGLKL comes from the coding sequence GTGGACGTACTCACTGACTGGCTCACCTACGTACAGACCAACTTCGACTTCATCCTCGAGGAGACGATCAACCACGCGCGGATCTCGTTGACCGCGGTGGCCGCGGCCACCGTGGTGGCGGTGCTCCTGGGGGTCTTCATCCAGCCCCGCCCGTTGCTGCGCGCCCCCGTGCAGTCGATCGTCGGCATCTTCCTCACCATCCCCTCCCTGGCGCTCTTCGCGCTGTTCGTGCCGCTGGTGGGGATCGGCAACTCCGCCGCGATCGCCGCGCTGTTCCTCTACGCGCTGCTGCCGATCCTGCGCAACACCGTGGCCGGGTTGGACGCGGTCAGCCCGGCCGTCGTGGAGTCCGCGAAGGGCATGGGGATGAACCGGACCCAGCTGCTGCTGCGGGTGCGGCTCCCGCTGGCCTACCCGGTGATCATGGCCGGCGTCCGCGTCTCGACCCTGCTGGCGGTGAGCATCGCGGCCATCGCGGCACTGGTCGGCGGCGACGGACTGGGCACCTTCATCGACACCGCACTGGGCCGCCTCGGCCTGCCCAACTCGGAGAACCAGCTGTGGACCGGAACGATCTTCATCGTGTTGCTGGGGCTCGTGCTGGACATCGTGCTCGCCACCGTCCAGCGATTCACCACCCCGCGCGGCCTGAAGCTGTGA
- a CDS encoding glycine betaine ABC transporter substrate-binding protein → MALALGLTLAGCGDDGGGEASPGGDALSGVSVTVGSKDFTENQILGEMYVQALEAAGANVTNQVDLGGTNVNRQALEAGEIDTYPEYNGTGWTVHLGNDDPSDDPTELFEVTSEADLEQNDIKWVGTSQFNNTYGFAANGDLAEEEGGFDFDSMAAYLKANPDATVCMESEFPNRPDGLVLFEDATGYELPRGQQQILETGLIYTETSDGACDFGEVFTTDGRITALNLDLVEDPGVMIIYNASFTMRNEVYEENPEAFDQIAETIWDNISQEKMAELNAQVDVEGMPRERVAEQFLEDVGLL, encoded by the coding sequence GTGGCACTCGCCCTCGGCCTGACGCTGGCCGGATGCGGTGACGACGGCGGGGGCGAGGCCTCCCCGGGCGGCGACGCGCTGTCCGGCGTGTCGGTGACGGTGGGGTCGAAGGACTTCACCGAGAACCAGATCCTGGGTGAGATGTACGTCCAGGCGCTGGAGGCAGCGGGCGCGAACGTCACCAACCAGGTCGACCTCGGTGGCACCAACGTCAACCGCCAGGCCCTCGAGGCCGGGGAGATCGACACCTACCCCGAGTACAACGGCACCGGCTGGACGGTCCACCTCGGCAACGACGACCCCAGCGACGACCCCACCGAGCTCTTCGAGGTCACCTCCGAGGCCGACCTGGAGCAGAACGACATCAAGTGGGTCGGCACCTCGCAGTTCAACAACACCTATGGCTTCGCGGCCAACGGTGACCTCGCCGAGGAGGAGGGTGGCTTCGACTTCGACTCGATGGCGGCCTACCTGAAGGCGAACCCGGACGCGACGGTCTGCATGGAGAGCGAGTTCCCCAACCGCCCCGACGGCCTGGTGCTGTTCGAGGACGCGACCGGCTACGAGCTGCCCCGCGGCCAGCAGCAGATCCTCGAGACCGGCCTGATCTACACCGAGACCTCCGACGGGGCCTGCGACTTCGGCGAGGTCTTCACCACCGACGGCCGGATCACCGCGCTCAACCTGGACCTGGTCGAGGACCCCGGCGTGATGATCATCTACAACGCGTCCTTCACGATGCGCAACGAGGTCTACGAGGAGAACCCGGAGGCGTTCGACCAGATCGCCGAGACCATCTGGGACAACATCTCCCAGGAGAAGATGGCCGAGCTCAACGCGCAGGTCGACGTGGAGGGCATGCCCCGCGAGCGGGTGGCCGAGCAGTTCCTGGAGGACGTCGGCCTCCTCTGA
- a CDS encoding xanthine dehydrogenase family protein molybdopterin-binding subunit, which translates to MTATQEPTSPEIGRDRRRKEDQRLITGRTRWTDNMKLPGMLHLAMVRSPFAHATITGIDTSEAKAAPNVVSVLTGADFGEELGACINAWPITPDQVAPVHSPMPADRVSFAGEIVAVVAARSAAEARDAAELVDVEYDELPAVVDLKQAEQDQVLAHPDLGTNKSAYWVFDSAEMGTGGDVKEAIETARTDGILIEREYRQQRLIPAFMEPRSVVVDPTGEQLTMWSATQVPHIVRFALAATTGVPESKIRVIAPDVGGGFGGKLQTTPEEWIAWAVGRRLGKPVKYTETRSESLVAAHHGRDQWQRLTLAATKDGTVTGLNVELLANLGSHVAVVGGGVPVLGAFMFNAIYKFPAYRFGCQTVFTNTAWTDAYRGAGRPEATFAIERLMDELAHELGRDPIEVREQNWIKHEEFPFTTVAGLEYDSGNYEAATARAKEMFGYDELRAEQQRRRESGDKVQLGIGVSTFTEMCGLAPSRVLGSLDYGAGGWENAQVRMLATGKVEVTTGASAHGQGHETAFSQIVADRLGVPFEDVEILHGDTQVAPKGLDTYGSRSLVVGGEALVQATDKVVAKAKRVAAHMLEASEEDLEFTGGRFGVRGTDQGVAIQEIATAVFAAHDLPEGMEPSLDADATYDPVNFSFPHGTHLCAMEIDTETGRVDIRKYVCVDDIGNVINPLIVAGQVHGGLVQGIAQALWEEAVYDEGGTLVSGSFVDYLLPTAADTVNFDIDHTTTPSTTNSLGTKGVGEAGTIASTPAVVNAVVDALRPMGVDDITMPCTPDRVWRAITEAQASRTQEGQA; encoded by the coding sequence ATGACCGCGACCCAGGAGCCCACCAGCCCCGAGATCGGACGCGACCGGCGCCGCAAGGAGGACCAGCGCCTCATCACCGGTCGCACGCGGTGGACCGACAACATGAAGCTGCCCGGGATGCTGCACCTGGCCATGGTGCGCAGCCCCTTCGCCCACGCCACGATCACCGGCATCGACACCAGCGAGGCGAAGGCCGCCCCGAACGTGGTCTCGGTCCTCACCGGCGCCGACTTCGGCGAGGAGCTCGGCGCCTGCATCAACGCCTGGCCGATCACCCCGGACCAGGTCGCCCCGGTCCACAGCCCCATGCCCGCCGACCGCGTGTCCTTCGCCGGTGAGATCGTCGCCGTCGTCGCGGCCCGCTCGGCGGCCGAGGCGCGCGACGCCGCCGAGCTCGTCGACGTCGAGTACGACGAGCTGCCGGCCGTGGTCGACCTCAAGCAGGCCGAGCAGGACCAGGTCCTCGCCCACCCCGACCTCGGCACCAACAAGTCCGCGTACTGGGTCTTCGACTCCGCCGAGATGGGCACCGGCGGCGACGTGAAGGAGGCCATCGAGACCGCCCGCACCGACGGGATCCTCATCGAGCGGGAGTACCGCCAGCAGCGCCTGATCCCGGCCTTCATGGAGCCCCGCAGCGTCGTGGTCGACCCCACCGGTGAGCAGCTCACCATGTGGTCGGCGACCCAGGTGCCCCACATCGTGCGTTTCGCGCTCGCGGCGACCACCGGCGTACCGGAGTCCAAGATCCGCGTGATCGCCCCCGACGTGGGAGGTGGCTTCGGCGGCAAGCTGCAGACGACCCCCGAGGAGTGGATCGCCTGGGCCGTCGGACGACGCCTCGGCAAGCCGGTGAAGTACACCGAGACGCGCTCGGAGAGCCTGGTGGCCGCCCACCACGGTCGTGACCAGTGGCAGCGGCTCACGCTGGCCGCCACCAAGGACGGCACCGTCACCGGCCTCAACGTCGAGCTGCTGGCCAACCTCGGCTCGCACGTCGCCGTCGTCGGCGGCGGCGTCCCCGTCCTGGGTGCCTTCATGTTCAACGCGATCTACAAGTTCCCCGCCTACCGGTTCGGGTGCCAGACCGTCTTCACCAACACCGCCTGGACCGACGCCTACCGAGGTGCCGGCCGACCGGAGGCGACCTTCGCCATCGAGCGGCTGATGGACGAGCTCGCCCACGAGCTCGGTCGGGACCCGATCGAGGTGCGTGAGCAGAACTGGATCAAGCACGAGGAGTTCCCCTTCACCACCGTCGCGGGGCTGGAGTACGACTCGGGCAACTACGAGGCGGCCACCGCGCGGGCCAAGGAGATGTTCGGCTACGACGAGCTCCGCGCAGAGCAGCAGCGGCGTCGGGAGTCCGGCGACAAGGTCCAGCTGGGCATCGGCGTCTCGACCTTCACCGAGATGTGCGGACTGGCGCCCAGCCGGGTGCTCGGCTCGCTGGACTACGGGGCCGGCGGCTGGGAGAACGCCCAGGTCCGCATGCTCGCCACCGGCAAGGTCGAGGTGACCACCGGTGCCAGCGCCCACGGCCAGGGCCACGAGACGGCGTTCAGCCAGATCGTGGCCGATCGGCTCGGGGTGCCGTTCGAGGACGTCGAGATCCTCCACGGCGACACCCAGGTGGCGCCGAAGGGCCTGGACACCTACGGCTCCCGCTCCTTGGTGGTCGGGGGAGAGGCACTGGTGCAGGCCACCGACAAGGTCGTCGCCAAGGCCAAGCGCGTGGCCGCCCACATGCTCGAGGCGTCCGAGGAGGACCTGGAGTTCACCGGCGGCCGCTTCGGCGTCCGCGGCACCGACCAGGGCGTGGCGATCCAGGAGATCGCGACCGCGGTCTTCGCCGCGCACGACCTGCCCGAGGGCATGGAGCCGTCGCTGGACGCCGACGCGACCTACGACCCGGTCAACTTCTCCTTCCCGCACGGCACCCACCTGTGCGCGATGGAGATCGACACCGAGACCGGGCGGGTGGACATCCGCAAGTACGTCTGCGTCGACGACATCGGCAACGTCATCAACCCGCTGATCGTCGCCGGCCAGGTCCACGGCGGCCTGGTCCAGGGCATCGCCCAGGCGCTGTGGGAGGAGGCGGTCTACGACGAGGGCGGCACCCTGGTGTCGGGCTCGTTCGTCGACTACCTGCTGCCCACCGCGGCGGACACCGTCAACTTCGACATCGACCACACCACGACCCCGAGCACCACCAACTCGCTCGGCACCAAGGGCGTCGGCGAGGCCGGCACGATCGCCTCGACACCGGCCGTGGTCAACGCCGTCGTGGACGCGCTGCGACCGATGGGCGTGGACGACATCACGATGCCGTGTACGCCGGACCGCGTCTGGCGAGCCATCACCGAGGCGCAGGCCTCGCGCACCCAGGAGGGACAGGCATGA